From Anopheles arabiensis isolate DONGOLA chromosome 3, AaraD3, whole genome shotgun sequence, a single genomic window includes:
- the LOC120903070 gene encoding uncharacterized protein LOC120903070, whose protein sequence is MDHSAIWSAVKAGDIDTLRGLILPGERVVSIRKQVDENGWTLLHHAAMSRNLELVKLVTEFFHPDPDVENNDGMTPLALACQEQCPVGIIIFLMESINAFDGPSPLEYAVLQNRVDLAKAVIAYETKRKAFSSASLLYTVTIRTGDLEMLQCLLDAPESAGKAFVTEKNDDLTGLEDFAQNASYEVGKKVACFKMLFNLLHPITDEASRRYNVNEILTMALLSFVPVSLIPHFIETEQKWEERAPIRSLYERLPHGFDLLALTVLCECGPVTVEREQLEPILEEMCPKQFQRFWYVQLEEMFLNAIKPELNEAGPSQPEALQLLEDYAQFTRTITFGFFRTVLRDSVQGALCEPRSMPMYQWRPDQRSVLDMELYSSSYLRAIECMMTMYNQPADSIVEAVIARDDRHMRAILIFPLLRYCTTLLMRPDEVILVHLRGNRLLNWVVHLFGPWKAILRHVGKPVLEVFSLKRFARDVVREAVWQGVKGVRAAKSSFLDRLKSLDVPRELNDYLRYCDYSSTKYFLEHMDAATRWLQAFEHGTLPYPVRR, encoded by the coding sequence ATGGACCACTCGGCCATCTGGTCGGCTGTTAAAGCCGGCGACATCGACACGCTGCGCGGTCTCATTTTGCCCGGCGAACGAGTAGTAAGCATTAGAAAGCAGGTGGACGAAAATGGTTGGACCTTGCTGCACCACGCTGCCATGAGCCGGAATCTCGAGCTGGTCAAACTGGTGACGGAATTCTTCCATCCCGACCCGGACGTGGAAAACAATGACGGTATGACGCCGCTAGCGCTCGCCTGCCAAGAGCAATGTCCAGTCGGTATCATCATCTTTCTGATGGAAAGCATCAATGCGTTCGACGGACCATCGCCGCTCGAGTACGCCGTGCTGCAAAATCGTGTAGACCTTGCCAAGGCAGTAATTGCGTACGAGACAAAACGGAAGGCTTTTTCCTCCGCTTCACTGCTGTACACCGTCACCATCCGTACGGGTGATCTGGAAATGTTGCAATGTTTGCTGGATGCACCCGAAAGTGCGGGGAAGGCATTTGTCACGGAGAAAAACGACGACTTGACGGGGCTGGAAGATTTTGCACAAAATGCGTCGTACGAGGTGGGAAAGAAAGTTGCTTGCTTTAAAATGTTGTTCAATCTATTGCACCCTATTACGGACGAAGCTAGCAGACGCTACAATGTGAATGAAATCCTAACGATGGCTTTGCTTAGCTTTGTGCCGGTCTCGTTAATACCTCACTTTATTGAGACGGAGCAGAAATGGGAAGAGCGGGCACCGATCCGTTCTTTGTATGAGCGCCTTCCGCACGGGTTTGACCTGCTCGCACTCACGGTGCTGTGCGAATGTGGACCGGTAACAGTCGAACGAGAGCAGCTTGAACCAATCCTGGAAGAAATGTGCCCGAAGCAATTTCAACGATTTTGGTACGTCCAGCTGGAGGAAATGTTCCTAAACGCCATCAAACCGGAGCTGAATGAAGCCGGTCCATCCCAGCCAGAAGCGCTGCAATTGCTGGAAGATTATGCACAATTCACCAGAACGATAACGTTCGGGTTCTTCCGGACCGTTCTACGAGACAGCGTGCAGGGCGCTTTATGTGAACCACGGTCTATGCCGATGTATCAATGGAGGCCAGATCAGCGATCGGTGCTGGATATGGAGCTGTACTCATCATCGTACCTCCGTGCCATCGAATGCATGATGACCATGTACAACCAGCCGGCCGATAGCATCGTCGAGGCGGTAATAGCTCGCGATGATCGGCACATGCGGGCGATCCTGATATTTCCACTGCTTCGGTACTGTACCACCCTGCTGATGCGACCGGACGAGGTTATTTTGGTTCATCTTAGAGGCAATCGGCTACTGAACTGGGTTGTGCATCTGTTCGGCCCATGGAAAGCGATCCTGCGGCACGTCGGTAAACCGGTGCTGGAAGTTTTCTCCCTCAAACGCTTCGCCCGGGACGTTGTTCGAGAAGCCGTATGGCAGGGGGTGAAAGGAGTGCGGGCAGCAAAATCTTCCTTCCTCGATCGGCTCAAGTCGCTGGACGTTCCGAGGGAATTGAACGACTACCTTAGGTATTGTGATTACAGCTCCACCAAATACTTCCTGGAGCATATGGACGCTGCCACACGTTGGTTGCA